One window of the Sphaerochaeta associata genome contains the following:
- a CDS encoding fimbria/pilus periplasmic chaperone → MNQSAKKSTKRVVLTLGLLLLLLSSVHAYQFSPLEQSFQPTGAESTKTYTIVNDSNDSIAISISALIRDQDAQGNEVNTPADAYFSIVPNKLVVPPQSSWVVRVQYRGPRTVTNELSFRLKAEQIPYSQGRASTDKGMFNFLYIYTTSLYVLPSRVVENVAIRSVAASTMDDGSPALGVTLANLGTVHQLLISAVVEIKDSKGNSVVLQGAEALPGIDGMNILAKKTVTKKVPWPEGLSRDSGVTYQATIKYTK, encoded by the coding sequence ATGAATCAAAGTGCGAAAAAATCAACGAAGAGGGTAGTGCTGACGCTGGGGTTGCTCTTGCTCCTGCTCTCTTCTGTTCATGCGTATCAGTTTTCTCCGTTGGAACAATCCTTCCAGCCAACCGGTGCAGAAAGTACAAAGACGTACACCATCGTAAATGACAGTAACGATTCAATCGCCATCAGCATTTCAGCTCTCATCCGCGATCAAGACGCACAAGGGAATGAAGTGAACACCCCCGCAGACGCCTACTTCTCCATCGTTCCCAACAAGCTGGTGGTTCCACCCCAGAGCAGTTGGGTCGTTCGAGTGCAGTATCGTGGACCTAGAACCGTCACCAATGAACTATCTTTCAGGCTTAAGGCTGAACAAATCCCCTATTCACAGGGTAGGGCAAGCACTGACAAGGGAATGTTCAATTTCCTGTACATCTATACAACCAGTTTGTATGTGCTTCCCTCCCGCGTAGTTGAAAACGTTGCAATCCGATCGGTTGCCGCCTCCACCATGGACGATGGTTCTCCCGCTCTAGGCGTTACGTTGGCTAATCTCGGCACCGTACACCAATTGCTTATTTCAGCAGTTGTGGAAATCAAGGACAGCAAAGGAAATTCTGTAGTATTGCAAGGTGCTGAAGCTCTTCCCGGCATTGATGGCATGAATATACTGGCTAAGAAAACCGTAACCAAGAAGGTTCCTTGGCCCGAAGGGCTTTCCCGTGATTCAGGGGTAACCTATCAAGCCACCATCAAGTATACAAAGTAG
- a CDS encoding V-type ATP synthase subunit F encodes MKYFVIGDEDTVLGFSLVGVFGMQATNAQQAMQAWDKALESQEHGIIIITDEVADMIRSVVNRYLFSETFPLVVEIPSPNSKQGRPDLRSLVNQAIGVSL; translated from the coding sequence ATGAAATATTTTGTCATCGGTGACGAAGACACTGTGTTGGGGTTTTCCCTCGTCGGTGTCTTCGGCATGCAGGCGACAAATGCCCAACAGGCGATGCAGGCTTGGGACAAGGCACTGGAGAGCCAGGAACATGGCATCATCATCATAACCGATGAGGTTGCAGATATGATCCGAAGCGTAGTCAACCGGTACCTTTTCAGTGAAACGTTCCCGCTCGTGGTGGAGATTCCTTCACCAAACTCAAAGCAGGGACGCCCGGATTTACGTTCCCTGGTCAACCAAGCGATCGGGGTATCGTTATAG
- a CDS encoding V-type ATP synthase subunit D: MNTTLAPTRSNLLKLIEDLKFAQLGHELLDQKRSILVVELLTLVDQAVDYEQRVVIALAEAQLSLSDAIMQMGRLRVGNLGGAVNIDYSINLGSRRVMGVSVPKVETTFVDKSPYFSSEDTSILSELSIDRYRTTLQLMGRLAELKVSIMRLAKEVKKTIRKVNALEKIVIPQNKETIAWMRGRIEEQERENFILLKVVKDRMEQAKSQVQALTSSSDNDTMDKGGLHGSSI; the protein is encoded by the coding sequence GTGAATACCACGCTTGCTCCTACGAGGAGCAACCTGCTTAAATTGATTGAAGACCTCAAGTTCGCCCAGCTCGGTCATGAGCTGCTCGACCAGAAGCGCTCTATTCTTGTAGTGGAATTGCTTACCTTGGTCGACCAAGCCGTTGATTATGAGCAGAGGGTGGTCATAGCGCTTGCCGAGGCCCAGCTCTCTCTCAGTGATGCCATCATGCAGATGGGCAGATTGAGAGTCGGCAACCTTGGTGGGGCGGTGAACATCGATTACTCCATCAATCTTGGCAGTAGACGTGTCATGGGAGTCTCGGTTCCCAAGGTGGAGACCACCTTTGTTGATAAGAGCCCCTATTTCAGCAGTGAGGACACGAGCATACTCAGCGAGCTCTCCATCGACCGCTATCGCACGACCTTGCAATTGATGGGAAGGCTGGCCGAGCTTAAAGTATCCATCATGCGCCTTGCAAAAGAAGTGAAAAAAACGATTCGCAAGGTTAATGCTCTGGAAAAGATAGTGATTCCTCAGAACAAGGAAACCATCGCTTGGATGCGAGGACGCATCGAGGAGCAGGAACGTGAGAATTTCATTCTGCTCAAGGTTGTGAAAGATCGGATGGAACAGGCCAAGTCTCAGGTGCAGGCTTTGACCTCTTCATCCGATAATGATACGATGGATAAGGGAGGCTTGCATGGGAGTTCCATTTAA
- a CDS encoding V-type ATP synthase subunit I, with translation MNLFTRPMKLLTAVVLEQTSEAVVKALLELGVLDFVHINKLDPQQMEKLSSRPSSINRANLEEMRKRVEALLRQGHLDIPTSEVLDVKKLEKPQLEEYKRILDVLTSDLLSLKDKQKESNQQLMGLEEMRRYITEGKGEYLDLRVGEITHGKSEDLGGKLAVYGGLLDRVPESAKFICLTLRRDVSQVDPLLEKFGWVESSDVDLQKKAISLIKERLDAEHQRALKSRTEVEQAVDAVVKQQQSQLFTIWSNLRLNELCDQIRSYFAYTRNTTLFSGWVPSDQADRVRDAIIQASEGQSVIEWTNATEVPRQDVPVAVASPKALKPFQNIVNNYSTPEYGTVNPTIFVMIAYLSMFGLMFADVGQGLVLLLVGLLGSHAYKKNPLKPDGMLSRNVTSLLVYLGLSSMVFGALFGSYFGLPLLPALWFNYEAAVAGHAEGALIHDVYGILGLTIKFGIIIIYTGLVLNWINLIRKRSYLTLLLDKNGLVGGLLFGIGLYMGFGFVGSGYRQFPQTSWVGPVVTVCLILLFARGFLSYYLSVRKGGAKHEPGKLILDVVMEWLVDVLEIFTGYMSNTLSFMRVAGLGIAHASLMESFKMLSSLVDGFGGIAIFILGNVLVIVLEGLSAGIQSLRLNYYEFFSRYFTGKGIAYKPVGLNSNTSEKR, from the coding sequence ATGAACTTGTTCACAAGGCCGATGAAATTGCTCACAGCTGTCGTACTGGAACAGACCAGTGAGGCGGTGGTGAAGGCACTGCTCGAGTTGGGTGTGCTGGATTTTGTCCACATCAATAAGCTGGATCCACAGCAGATGGAAAAGCTTTCCAGCAGGCCCAGTTCGATCAACAGGGCGAACTTGGAAGAGATGCGCAAGCGTGTGGAGGCTTTGCTCAGGCAAGGCCACCTGGATATACCCACCAGTGAAGTCCTTGATGTAAAGAAATTGGAAAAGCCGCAGCTCGAGGAGTATAAGCGGATTCTGGACGTTCTCACCTCTGACTTGCTTTCCTTGAAGGATAAGCAGAAAGAGAGCAACCAGCAGTTGATGGGCCTTGAAGAGATGAGACGGTATATCACCGAAGGCAAGGGTGAGTATCTGGATTTGAGGGTGGGGGAGATCACCCACGGCAAGAGCGAGGACCTGGGAGGAAAACTGGCCGTCTACGGCGGGTTGTTGGATAGGGTTCCCGAGAGTGCCAAATTTATTTGTCTGACATTGCGGCGTGATGTCTCGCAAGTCGATCCTTTGCTCGAGAAGTTCGGATGGGTCGAGTCCAGTGACGTGGATTTGCAAAAGAAGGCGATTTCACTCATCAAGGAACGTCTTGATGCCGAACACCAGCGGGCGTTGAAGAGCAGAACTGAAGTAGAGCAAGCTGTCGATGCAGTGGTGAAACAACAGCAGAGCCAGCTGTTCACCATTTGGTCGAATCTTCGTCTCAACGAACTTTGCGACCAGATTCGTTCATATTTTGCCTATACCCGTAATACCACCTTATTTTCAGGATGGGTCCCCTCCGATCAGGCTGACAGGGTCAGGGATGCAATTATCCAAGCCAGCGAGGGTCAAAGTGTCATTGAGTGGACGAATGCCACCGAGGTACCCCGTCAAGATGTACCCGTTGCCGTCGCATCGCCCAAAGCACTCAAGCCCTTTCAGAATATCGTCAACAACTACAGTACTCCCGAGTATGGAACGGTCAATCCTACAATTTTCGTCATGATCGCCTATCTGTCGATGTTCGGACTGATGTTCGCCGATGTCGGCCAAGGGCTGGTGCTCCTGCTTGTCGGCTTGCTCGGTTCACACGCATACAAGAAGAATCCCCTGAAGCCGGATGGAATGCTCAGCCGCAACGTCACCTCATTGTTGGTGTACCTCGGCCTTTCCTCCATGGTCTTCGGAGCCCTGTTCGGTTCCTACTTCGGACTGCCGCTGCTGCCCGCCCTGTGGTTTAACTATGAAGCGGCGGTTGCCGGCCATGCCGAAGGAGCGTTGATTCATGATGTATACGGAATACTTGGTCTTACAATAAAATTCGGCATCATCATCATTTATACGGGATTGGTTCTCAACTGGATCAACCTGATTCGCAAGCGCTCCTACCTGACCTTGCTGCTGGACAAGAATGGACTGGTCGGTGGTTTGTTGTTCGGCATCGGCCTGTACATGGGCTTCGGCTTTGTAGGAAGCGGATATCGCCAGTTCCCCCAGACAAGTTGGGTCGGCCCCGTTGTGACAGTCTGTCTTATTCTGCTCTTCGCCCGTGGCTTTCTCTCCTATTATCTCTCGGTTCGCAAGGGAGGGGCGAAACACGAACCGGGCAAGCTCATTCTCGATGTAGTCATGGAGTGGCTGGTTGATGTATTGGAAATCTTTACCGGGTATATGTCCAACACACTCTCCTTCATGCGGGTAGCCGGTCTTGGCATCGCACATGCATCGCTGATGGAGTCCTTTAAAATGCTTTCCTCCTTGGTCGATGGATTTGGCGGAATCGCCATCTTTATTCTCGGTAATGTCTTGGTAATTGTGTTGGAAGGCTTGAGTGCAGGCATCCAATCGCTTCGTCTGAACTATTATGAATTCTTCTCAAGGTATTTTACCGGAAAGGGTATTGCGTACAAGCCGGTGGGGCTCAACTCAAACACTTCCGAGAAGAGATAG
- a CDS encoding V-type ATP synthase subunit B, which translates to MRTKAETLLAQTDRRLLSGREYRGVSRIDGPLVYMRNTHPVGFGELVEVIAPDGSRRSGQVLDTSDEAVVVQVFEGTDGLTLPGSGMRFMGEPLTLSVSEQMLGRVMNGLGKSRDGSGAVHGMFERDVNGEPINPTAREYPRDFIQTGISVIDGMTTLIQGQKLPIFSGNGLDHNQLAAQIARQAKVRGSSGDFCIVFAAMGVKYDVARFFIDSFEETGVLDNVALFLSLADDPSIERTITPKTALTLAEYLAFDKGKQVLVIMTDMTNYCESLREIGTMRGEIPSRKGYPGYLYSNLAEIYERSGKISGRSGSITQLPILSMPNDDISHPVPDLTGYITEGQIVFERGMQARGIYPPINCLPSLSRLMKDGIGEGMTRGDHPHLANQLFASYSHVKDVQNLASVIGEEELTSLDQQYLEFGSFFEKKFVNQGFGEDRSIEQTLDFGWEALSKLPSEELQRLTDEEIAQYYGK; encoded by the coding sequence ATGAGAACTAAGGCTGAAACCTTGCTGGCCCAAACTGACCGTCGGCTTCTCAGTGGACGTGAGTACCGCGGTGTGAGCCGTATCGATGGGCCTCTGGTATATATGCGAAACACCCATCCAGTTGGTTTCGGCGAGCTTGTGGAGGTGATTGCTCCCGACGGATCGCGTCGATCCGGTCAGGTCCTGGACACCAGTGATGAAGCGGTGGTTGTGCAGGTCTTTGAAGGAACCGATGGTTTGACGTTGCCCGGCAGCGGTATGCGGTTCATGGGTGAGCCCTTGACCCTCAGCGTCTCAGAGCAGATGCTCGGCCGTGTCATGAACGGCCTTGGCAAGAGCCGTGATGGATCCGGGGCTGTTCACGGAATGTTCGAACGGGATGTGAACGGTGAACCGATAAACCCGACTGCCCGGGAGTATCCGAGGGATTTCATCCAAACCGGTATATCCGTTATTGATGGGATGACAACGCTAATCCAGGGCCAGAAGCTTCCCATCTTCAGTGGAAACGGACTGGACCACAACCAATTGGCAGCCCAAATCGCCAGACAGGCGAAGGTACGCGGGAGTTCGGGGGATTTCTGCATTGTGTTCGCCGCAATGGGGGTCAAGTACGACGTAGCCCGATTCTTCATCGACAGCTTTGAGGAAACAGGGGTCTTGGACAATGTAGCTCTGTTTCTCTCCCTGGCCGATGACCCGTCGATCGAACGAACCATCACACCCAAGACTGCACTGACTCTTGCAGAGTACCTGGCCTTTGACAAAGGCAAGCAAGTGCTTGTAATTATGACCGATATGACCAACTACTGTGAATCCTTGCGTGAAATCGGCACCATGCGCGGTGAGATTCCTTCGCGCAAGGGCTATCCGGGGTATTTATACTCCAACCTTGCAGAAATTTATGAGCGATCGGGAAAGATCAGCGGCCGCAGTGGTTCGATCACCCAATTGCCCATTCTTTCCATGCCCAACGATGACATCAGTCACCCGGTGCCCGACCTCACCGGGTACATCACCGAGGGCCAGATTGTATTTGAGCGGGGTATGCAGGCCCGTGGCATCTATCCGCCGATCAATTGTCTTCCTTCTCTTTCACGCTTGATGAAGGATGGAATCGGGGAGGGGATGACCCGAGGTGACCATCCCCACCTGGCCAATCAGCTGTTCGCTTCCTACAGCCATGTCAAGGATGTTCAGAACCTCGCCTCGGTTATCGGTGAAGAGGAGCTGACCAGTCTGGACCAGCAGTATCTGGAGTTCGGCAGCTTCTTCGAGAAGAAATTTGTGAATCAAGGCTTCGGTGAGGACCGCAGCATTGAGCAGACGCTCGATTTCGGCTGGGAAGCGCTGAGCAAACTCCCCAGTGAGGAGTTGCAGCGTTTGACCGACGAGGAGATTGCCCAGTACTACGGCAAGTAA
- a CDS encoding ATP synthase subunit C, translating to MTNIEFRRKVSMTFVATALVLLASAFVFAPGAYAATTEAAQAGNDYNLALVCFSAAIAFAVGALAAGMAIGKVGSAAMGAISERPEIASQALIFIALAEGLVVFGFITSLMILGKV from the coding sequence ATGACCAACATCGAATTCAGAAGAAAAGTATCGATGACCTTTGTTGCAACGGCTCTTGTGTTGCTTGCATCCGCCTTTGTATTCGCACCCGGTGCCTATGCTGCAACAACAGAAGCTGCACAAGCCGGTAACGATTACAACCTTGCCTTGGTGTGCTTCAGCGCCGCTATCGCGTTTGCCGTTGGAGCGCTTGCAGCAGGTATGGCGATCGGCAAGGTTGGAAGTGCTGCCATGGGAGCAATCAGTGAAAGGCCGGAGATTGCAAGCCAGGCCTTGATTTTCATCGCCCTTGCCGAAGGCTTGGTAGTGTTCGGTTTCATTACCAGTCTGATGATTCTGGGAAAGGTATAA
- a CDS encoding universal stress protein, with protein MGVPFKQIVVYLDGSESSMTAIMYGIKLAKEHDAKLTAVYVINTRALSELVKAGIFVAIERDEYQKDLQQDADRYLRHAARLASQKMVAIETVKLEGAVHMVMKDLLKAQKADLLVLGGITDIRSRREELASETDRMMRTSPCPVLVVRDDDDIWLEFEA; from the coding sequence ATGGGAGTTCCATTTAAGCAGATTGTCGTGTATCTGGATGGCTCGGAAAGTTCAATGACCGCCATCATGTATGGGATCAAGCTGGCAAAGGAACATGATGCGAAGCTGACAGCTGTGTACGTAATCAATACAAGGGCGCTGAGCGAACTGGTCAAGGCCGGTATTTTTGTCGCCATTGAACGGGACGAATACCAGAAAGACCTCCAGCAGGATGCCGACCGCTATCTCAGGCATGCTGCGCGGCTTGCATCCCAGAAAATGGTAGCTATTGAAACGGTCAAGCTTGAAGGCGCGGTGCACATGGTAATGAAGGATCTGTTGAAAGCACAGAAAGCTGATTTACTTGTACTCGGAGGAATTACTGATATTCGATCCCGCCGTGAAGAGCTTGCCAGCGAGACTGATAGGATGATGCGTACATCCCCCTGCCCGGTGTTGGTGGTTCGGGATGATGACGATATCTGGCTAGAGTTTGAAGCGTAA
- a CDS encoding PTS sugar transporter subunit IIA: protein MNVLDVLDKNLVKVPLMHTDKRGIINELVEVVAKAKGYSTQQFEQILDAVLNRESLGSTGIGNGIAIPHAKTDVVEQVAMVVGISRFPVDFDSPDGQKSRIFFLVLAPSKQASAHVELLASIARTCTSQVFRRMLEQARDNEEVVRLFME, encoded by the coding sequence ATGAATGTACTGGATGTATTGGACAAGAACCTGGTCAAAGTGCCGCTTATGCACACCGACAAGCGTGGCATCATCAATGAGCTTGTTGAAGTGGTAGCAAAAGCCAAGGGGTATTCAACACAGCAGTTCGAACAAATTTTGGATGCTGTCCTCAACCGAGAGAGTCTGGGATCGACGGGTATCGGCAATGGGATTGCCATTCCTCACGCCAAGACCGATGTCGTAGAGCAGGTTGCCATGGTGGTGGGTATCAGCCGGTTTCCGGTAGATTTCGACTCCCCCGACGGTCAGAAAAGTAGAATTTTCTTTTTGGTTCTGGCTCCCTCCAAGCAAGCCTCAGCCCATGTCGAATTGCTTGCATCCATTGCACGAACCTGCACCAGCCAGGTATTCAGACGAATGCTGGAGCAAGCCAGGGATAATGAAGAGGTGGTGCGTCTTTTCATGGAATAA
- a CDS encoding V0D/AC39 family V-type ATPase subunit, which produces MSRNPVTVYGFINAKLRAKIGLMRQDRLSESLLKAASLVEAVGVLRDSRYHDVAQAYDQTGDLQQMELVLLQKEIEMYREVQKYLEGSPSDFVRQLLGKIEVDNLKNCIRLWYSSIIRHRPIRHRSGYLFKDEMLHQIDWTALINATAWDGVLSAVKQTPYWDLLKAFTVQNLEQDGLFTLECRLDRFWYDSVMQSTKALSKQDREVATSILLLEIDVRNLTILVRHGWYHHMEAEKLAVLLLPYGSVYASPDTQKYLAQSTEQRSPLPIINRYFPSLEQVQVEQTHLNVHPDEASVLENLKIEGFLAARRQSMYQKLLATDPFTIGLSLAYFFLCKEESTMIKAILNGKYYGYEEEYIRGVLG; this is translated from the coding sequence ATGAGCAGGAATCCGGTAACCGTGTATGGATTCATCAACGCCAAGCTTCGTGCAAAGATTGGCTTGATGCGTCAGGACCGCCTTTCTGAATCCCTTCTCAAGGCGGCTTCCCTGGTGGAGGCTGTAGGGGTTTTACGCGACAGCCGTTACCACGATGTCGCACAGGCCTACGACCAGACCGGTGATTTGCAGCAAATGGAGCTGGTCCTTTTACAAAAAGAAATTGAAATGTATCGGGAAGTCCAGAAATATCTGGAAGGCAGCCCTTCAGACTTTGTCCGCCAGCTGCTGGGAAAAATTGAGGTGGATAACCTGAAAAACTGCATCAGGCTCTGGTACAGCAGTATCATCAGGCACCGACCGATCAGACATAGAAGCGGGTATTTGTTCAAGGATGAAATGTTGCATCAGATTGATTGGACCGCCTTGATCAATGCAACCGCCTGGGATGGCGTACTGAGCGCAGTCAAGCAGACTCCATACTGGGATTTATTGAAGGCGTTTACCGTACAGAACCTGGAGCAGGACGGGCTTTTTACGTTGGAGTGCAGGTTGGATCGCTTCTGGTACGATTCGGTCATGCAGAGTACCAAGGCCTTATCCAAGCAGGACAGGGAGGTGGCAACCTCGATATTGCTGCTTGAGATAGATGTGCGAAATCTCACCATCCTCGTTCGCCATGGCTGGTATCATCACATGGAAGCCGAGAAACTTGCAGTGTTGTTGCTTCCCTACGGTAGTGTGTATGCAAGTCCCGACACGCAGAAGTATCTTGCACAGTCAACAGAACAGCGTAGTCCGCTTCCCATCATCAACCGCTATTTCCCCTCTCTTGAGCAGGTGCAGGTGGAACAAACACACCTGAATGTGCATCCCGATGAGGCAAGTGTGTTGGAGAACCTGAAAATTGAGGGATTTCTTGCAGCCAGACGGCAGTCAATGTATCAGAAACTGCTTGCAACCGATCCCTTCACCATAGGGTTGAGCCTGGCTTATTTCTTTCTCTGCAAGGAAGAATCAACCATGATCAAGGCGATATTGAACGGCAAGTATTACGGGTATGAAGAGGAATACATCAGGGGGGTGTTGGGATGA
- a CDS encoding V-type ATP synthase subunit A, whose translation MKERIIGRVKRVNGPILIVKDIKDAMMMEMVRIGEQQLVGEVVKLYDGLATVQVYEDATGICPGDNVYGSGMSLSVELAPGLIGTIYDGIQRPLEQLMAASGAFISRGLTFDAVSHQTRWGFTPSVEVGATVTAGQILGSVQETSRIEHRILVPVHIKSAVISEIVEPGDYTIEDVLATVVLPSGHQETICMLQRWPIRLPRPVGKRLALKQPLITGLRVIDTLFPLAKGGTVAIPGGFGTGKTMTQHSIAQWCDADIIVYIGCGERGNEMTDVLKEFPLLIDPRTGHSLMERTILIANTSNMPVSAREASIYTGITMAEYYRDQGYHVAIMADSTSRWAEALRELSGRMEEMPAEEGFPAYLPTRIAQFYERAGFMQTLSTSNGSVSIIGAVSPPGGDFSEPVTQHTKRFVRCFWGLDRQLASSRHYPAISWLESYSEYLGDVKQWWNDHSEGSWYLNRQKIMDLLQKEVRLQQIVKLVGPDALPDTQNFILEVCALFKTAFLQQNAFDEVDRFCSVEKQVKMLSVILAYYEKGLEAITKGVPMVKIRRLKAVQEMARMRLTVKGDELESIDRLQLRLERSIDQIGGIYEN comes from the coding sequence ATGAAAGAGAGAATTATTGGACGCGTCAAACGAGTAAACGGACCTATTCTCATCGTCAAGGACATCAAGGATGCGATGATGATGGAGATGGTACGCATCGGTGAGCAGCAATTGGTCGGAGAGGTCGTCAAACTTTATGATGGGTTGGCTACCGTTCAGGTCTATGAGGATGCCACCGGCATTTGCCCGGGTGATAATGTCTACGGAAGCGGTATGAGCTTGTCCGTCGAGCTTGCACCCGGTCTTATTGGAACGATTTACGACGGAATCCAGCGTCCGCTCGAACAGTTGATGGCAGCAAGCGGAGCATTCATCTCCCGCGGTCTGACCTTCGATGCCGTCAGCCACCAAACACGTTGGGGCTTTACTCCCTCCGTCGAGGTCGGTGCAACAGTTACCGCCGGCCAAATTCTTGGCTCAGTACAGGAAACCAGCAGAATTGAGCATAGGATTCTTGTGCCTGTACACATCAAGAGTGCTGTGATCAGTGAAATTGTCGAGCCGGGTGACTACACCATCGAGGATGTCCTGGCTACCGTCGTCCTTCCCAGCGGCCATCAAGAAACGATATGCATGCTGCAGCGTTGGCCGATTCGCCTTCCCAGACCGGTCGGCAAGCGCCTGGCCCTCAAGCAACCGCTTATTACCGGCCTGAGGGTTATCGACACCCTCTTCCCCCTTGCAAAGGGAGGCACGGTCGCCATCCCCGGTGGTTTTGGAACGGGAAAGACCATGACCCAACACTCAATCGCCCAGTGGTGCGATGCAGATATCATCGTCTATATCGGCTGTGGAGAACGCGGAAATGAGATGACCGATGTACTGAAGGAGTTTCCTCTTCTCATCGATCCCCGGACCGGTCATTCGTTGATGGAGCGAACCATCCTCATCGCCAACACCTCGAACATGCCGGTCAGTGCTCGTGAAGCCTCCATCTATACGGGAATCACGATGGCCGAGTACTATCGAGACCAGGGCTATCATGTCGCCATCATGGCCGACTCAACAAGCCGCTGGGCCGAGGCCTTGCGTGAGTTGAGCGGTCGCATGGAGGAGATGCCGGCGGAGGAAGGATTCCCTGCCTATCTTCCAACCCGCATCGCCCAGTTCTATGAACGGGCCGGGTTCATGCAAACCTTGTCGACAAGCAATGGGTCGGTCTCCATCATCGGTGCGGTAAGCCCTCCGGGAGGAGATTTCTCCGAACCGGTGACCCAGCATACCAAGCGCTTCGTCCGTTGCTTCTGGGGCCTTGACCGGCAGCTAGCAAGCAGCCGCCACTATCCGGCGATCAGCTGGCTGGAATCCTACAGTGAGTATCTGGGTGATGTGAAGCAGTGGTGGAATGATCACAGCGAGGGTTCGTGGTATCTGAATAGACAGAAGATCATGGACTTGTTGCAGAAAGAGGTTCGACTCCAGCAGATTGTCAAGCTTGTCGGCCCCGATGCACTGCCTGACACCCAAAACTTCATTCTTGAAGTGTGTGCGCTGTTTAAGACAGCGTTTCTGCAACAGAACGCATTCGACGAGGTCGACCGTTTCTGTTCAGTGGAAAAACAGGTGAAGATGCTCAGTGTCATTCTCGCCTATTACGAGAAAGGTCTTGAAGCCATCACCAAAGGGGTCCCCATGGTCAAGATTCGCAGGCTCAAGGCTGTTCAGGAGATGGCACGCATGCGATTGACCGTCAAGGGGGATGAACTGGAAAGCATTGACAGACTGCAATTGCGACTTGAACGCTCGATTGATCAGATTGGAGGCATCTATGAGAACTAA
- a CDS encoding V-type ATP synthase subunit E: METTDSRLLTGILEQAEQSAKKTLQEAKQQASAIVGDAKKKAESEMEGLRRELAQKLKQMDLRLQANMTSAKRKAILRQGDEKYQQVLARVQSMLDAKTIEPYLPQWIAEAALGLDLKEAKVACSPQCPVTETHLKTASELVEKATGSSIVLHLESKPIRGLGVVVSSLDGMVSFNNQVEIRLRRLDRVLRAMIQEHT, from the coding sequence ATGGAAACAACTGACAGTCGCCTGCTGACCGGAATTCTTGAGCAAGCCGAGCAATCCGCAAAGAAGACACTGCAAGAGGCAAAGCAACAAGCATCGGCCATTGTAGGGGATGCAAAGAAAAAGGCTGAGTCCGAGATGGAAGGCCTGCGGAGGGAGCTAGCCCAAAAGCTGAAGCAGATGGATCTGCGTCTCCAGGCGAATATGACCAGCGCCAAGCGCAAGGCCATTCTCCGCCAAGGGGATGAAAAGTATCAGCAAGTACTAGCCCGGGTGCAATCGATGTTGGATGCAAAGACCATTGAGCCCTATCTTCCCCAGTGGATTGCAGAAGCTGCATTGGGTCTCGACCTGAAGGAGGCGAAGGTTGCATGCAGTCCTCAGTGTCCTGTCACCGAAACTCATCTCAAGACGGCATCCGAGCTGGTTGAGAAAGCTACAGGCAGCAGCATTGTCCTGCATCTTGAAAGCAAACCGATCCGCGGTCTGGGAGTGGTCGTTTCTTCGTTGGACGGCATGGTTTCGTTCAACAATCAGGTCGAAATCCGTCTCAGACGGCTCGACCGCGTACTTAGGGCTATGATCCAGGAACATACATGA